The Sphingopyxis fribergensis genome contains a region encoding:
- a CDS encoding SDR family oxidoreductase — MDLRNKLALVTGGSDGIGREIALQLQAAGADVIVSGRSAEKLQAMAALGFGTIAGDLSTPAGIDAVVNGVAGKPLALLINNAGVGSEYELDDIATLESAAQCIRTNLDAPIALCTRLLPVLRAQPEAAIVNVTSGLAIAPRAGGSVYCATKAGLRSYTQAIRHLLKDSNVRVIEALPPVVETNMTAGRAGKKISTHDCAAEIVRGIRTGKSEINAGMVKLLQLVHSISPALARRIMLRF; from the coding sequence ATGGATTTACGGAACAAGCTCGCGCTGGTCACGGGCGGGAGCGACGGCATCGGACGCGAGATCGCGCTGCAACTGCAGGCGGCAGGTGCTGACGTCATCGTCTCGGGCCGCTCGGCGGAAAAATTGCAGGCGATGGCTGCGCTCGGTTTCGGCACGATCGCCGGCGACCTGTCGACGCCGGCGGGTATCGATGCGGTCGTCAACGGCGTTGCAGGCAAGCCGCTCGCGCTGCTCATCAACAACGCCGGGGTGGGCAGCGAATATGAACTCGACGATATCGCGACGCTCGAAAGCGCGGCGCAGTGCATCCGCACCAACCTCGACGCACCGATCGCGCTTTGCACGCGGCTGCTGCCGGTCCTGCGCGCCCAGCCCGAGGCGGCGATCGTCAATGTCACATCGGGCCTCGCGATCGCGCCGCGCGCGGGCGGGTCGGTCTATTGCGCGACGAAGGCGGGGCTGCGCAGTTATACGCAGGCGATCCGACACTTGCTCAAGGACAGCAATGTCCGCGTGATCGAGGCGCTGCCCCCCGTCGTCGAGACGAACATGACCGCAGGTCGCGCGGGCAAAAAGATAAGCACACACGACTGCGCCGCCGAAATCGTCCGCGGCATCCGCACGGGCAAGAGCGAGATCAACGCGGGGATGGTGAAGCTGCTCCAGCTCGTCCACAGTATTTCGCCGGCACTGGCGCGGCGCATCATGCTCCGGTTTTGA
- a CDS encoding tyrosine-type recombinase/integrase has product MNELVQISPISPLRQRLLDDMAMRRFGPETQRNYLRDVGRFATWLQRSPHTATAEDIRQFQFEQLEAGVPAPTMNSIVSALKFLFTHTLDRPDLARKLIRTKQVRKIPVVLTMAEVKRLLDATRCLKHQTALSVAYGAGLRVAEVAALKISDVDSERMLLRIERGKGGRYRNAMLPEGLLLLLRDWWRAGRQQGILRRDGWLFPGQGAAAHISTRQLYRVVVEAAEAADIAKRVGPHTLRHSFATHLLEDGVDIRVIQVLLGHAKINTTAFYAQVATKTVRSVVSPLDRLALAAPDEEAPDG; this is encoded by the coding sequence ATGAATGAGCTTGTTCAGATTAGCCCGATCAGCCCGCTGCGCCAGCGCCTGCTGGACGACATGGCGATGCGCAGGTTCGGACCGGAGACGCAGCGTAATTATTTACGCGATGTCGGACGGTTCGCGACCTGGCTGCAGCGCTCTCCCCACACCGCGACCGCCGAGGATATCCGCCAGTTCCAGTTCGAGCAGCTCGAAGCTGGCGTGCCGGCGCCAACGATGAACAGCATCGTCAGCGCGCTCAAGTTCTTGTTCACGCACACGCTCGACCGCCCCGATCTCGCGCGTAAGCTGATCCGCACCAAGCAGGTTCGCAAGATCCCGGTCGTGCTGACCATGGCCGAGGTGAAGCGCCTGCTCGATGCGACACGCTGCCTCAAGCATCAGACCGCGCTGTCGGTGGCCTATGGCGCGGGCCTACGGGTGGCCGAAGTGGCAGCGCTCAAGATCAGCGACGTCGACAGCGAGCGCATGTTGCTGCGGATCGAGCGCGGCAAAGGCGGGCGATACCGCAACGCCATGCTGCCCGAGGGCCTGCTCCTGCTCCTGCGTGACTGGTGGCGCGCCGGGCGGCAGCAGGGCATTTTGCGTCGCGACGGCTGGCTCTTTCCCGGACAGGGCGCAGCGGCCCATATCAGCACGCGCCAGCTCTACCGGGTCGTCGTCGAGGCCGCCGAGGCCGCGGATATCGCCAAGCGGGTTGGACCGCACACGTTGCGCCACAGCTTCGCCACGCACCTGCTGGAAGATGGCGTCGACATCCGCGTCATCCAGGTCCTGCTCGGCCACGCCAAGATAAACACGACGGCCTTCTACGCGCAGGTCGCAACGAAGACCGTTCGGTCGGTCGTCAGTCCGCTCGACAGGCTTGCGCTGGCCGCGCCGGACGAGGAGGCGCCTGACGGCTAA
- a CDS encoding IS91 family transposase, producing the protein MRASLEVADIFRSAGPAYRTAQAGHLSLHQLKIMSAIEHCRTAALGGHVEACTDCGHWRIAYNSCRNRHCPRCQGAAARSWLEAREADLLPVGYFHVVFTLPAEVAAIAYYNKALVYDLLFKAAADTMLTIAADPRHLGARIGITAVLHTWGSALTHHPHIHMIVPGGGISRDGTRWISARPAFLLPVRVLGALFRRLFLTRLRALHDRGQLAFFGGMTQLADRRAFLRHLSPVRKKRWVVYAKPPFAGPEAVLAYLSRYTHRVAISNSRLLRFDDAGVTFRYKNYREAGADRQQVMTLAADEFIRRFLLHALPRGFHRIRHYGLLASAQRKAHLERARRLLSVAPPPAADPINEPEARPLCPCCGGTMVIIEVFERRYLARAPPPAPSSSGTQAP; encoded by the coding sequence GTGCGCGCCTCACTCGAGGTCGCCGATATCTTCCGCAGCGCTGGTCCCGCGTATCGCACCGCGCAGGCCGGGCATTTGAGCCTGCATCAGCTCAAGATCATGTCGGCGATCGAACATTGCCGCACCGCCGCGCTCGGCGGTCATGTCGAGGCCTGCACCGACTGCGGGCACTGGCGGATCGCCTATAACAGCTGCCGCAACCGGCACTGCCCAAGGTGCCAGGGCGCTGCGGCGCGCAGCTGGCTCGAAGCGCGCGAGGCCGACCTCCTCCCGGTCGGCTACTTCCACGTCGTGTTCACCCTGCCTGCCGAGGTCGCCGCGATCGCCTATTACAACAAAGCGCTCGTCTATGACCTGCTGTTCAAGGCCGCTGCCGATACGATGCTGACCATCGCCGCTGATCCCAGGCACCTCGGCGCCCGGATCGGTATCACCGCCGTCCTCCACACCTGGGGCTCGGCGCTGACCCATCATCCGCACATCCACATGATCGTGCCCGGCGGCGGCATCTCCCGCGATGGGACACGCTGGATATCCGCACGTCCGGCCTTCCTCCTGCCCGTGCGCGTGCTTGGCGCCCTGTTCCGCCGCCTGTTCCTGACCCGGCTGCGCGCCCTCCATGACCGTGGGCAGCTCGCCTTCTTCGGCGGCATGACGCAGCTCGCCGACCGGCGCGCATTCCTGCGGCATCTCTCACCCGTCAGAAAGAAGCGCTGGGTGGTCTATGCCAAGCCGCCGTTCGCTGGGCCCGAGGCGGTGCTCGCCTATCTGTCGCGCTACACCCACCGCGTTGCGATATCGAACAGCCGCCTCCTCCGCTTCGACGATGCCGGCGTCACCTTCCGCTATAAAAACTATCGCGAGGCCGGCGCCGACCGCCAGCAGGTCATGACCCTCGCCGCTGACGAGTTCATTCGCCGTTTCCTGCTCCACGCCCTGCCGCGCGGATTCCACCGCATCCGCCACTATGGGCTCCTCGCCAGCGCACAGCGCAAGGCTCACCTCGAACGCGCCCGCCGTTTGCTCAGCGTCGCGCCGCCGCCCGCCGCCGACCCGATCAATGAGCCCGAGGCCCGGCCGCTCTGCCCGTGCTGCGGCGGCACCATGGTGATCATCGAGGTGTTCGAACGCCGCTACCTCGCCCGCGCGCCGCCACCCGCGCCGTCATCATCCGGGACACAGGCGCCGTGA
- the pyrE gene encoding orotate phosphoribosyltransferase has translation MTDETLARDIAAVATLTGAFLLRSGQTSSTYFDKYRFESNPELLKRVAKKMVPLLPHRADVLAGLELGGVPIATAISLDTGMPAAFVRKKAKNYGTCLAVEGADVASKRVVLIEDVITTGGAIVEAVKLVEAAGGNVVGIVCAIWRGDGAPGIASLPDLTVAAAMTKDDLLA, from the coding sequence ATGACAGACGAAACTCTAGCACGAGACATTGCTGCGGTGGCAACGCTTACCGGGGCCTTTCTACTGAGATCCGGGCAAACGTCCTCCACCTACTTCGACAAGTATCGTTTTGAATCCAACCCTGAGCTGTTGAAACGCGTTGCGAAGAAGATGGTCCCGCTGTTGCCGCACCGTGCCGACGTCCTCGCAGGTTTGGAACTTGGCGGCGTGCCTATCGCAACGGCCATTTCGCTAGATACGGGAATGCCCGCAGCTTTCGTGCGGAAAAAAGCGAAAAACTACGGCACTTGCTTAGCTGTTGAGGGTGCCGATGTGGCCAGCAAGCGGGTCGTTCTCATTGAAGATGTCATAACGACGGGCGGAGCAATCGTTGAAGCCGTAAAGCTTGTAGAAGCAGCCGGAGGCAATGTTGTTGGAATCGTGTGTGCGATCTGGCGCGGCGATGGCGCGCCAGGAATCGCTTCATTGCCGGACCTGACCGTTGCGGCAGCTATGACCAAGGACGACCTGCTGGCTTAA
- a CDS encoding class I SAM-dependent methyltransferase — translation MDDILKGYAADAADLIERFEAISSHEVFLPVLDLLPKSPTRVADVGAGTGRDAAWFAEQGHHVLAIEPVQELRTARMSRRQDSRIEWLDDRLPRLTMAQDRGLFELVTVGAVWQHLEEAVQGLAMTSLSQMIQTGGLLIMSLRHGPGATNRQVFQTSAETVINIASSCGFDLLRKVEAASVQSDNRSNGVRWTWLALRKTR, via the coding sequence ATGGACGACATTCTTAAAGGTTATGCCGCCGACGCCGCCGATCTCATCGAACGTTTTGAGGCTATTTCGTCACACGAAGTCTTCTTGCCGGTATTGGACCTTTTGCCAAAAAGCCCAACGAGGGTTGCCGACGTAGGTGCTGGAACGGGTCGCGACGCGGCATGGTTTGCTGAACAAGGCCACCATGTCTTGGCAATCGAGCCGGTCCAAGAGCTGCGAACCGCGAGAATGTCGCGGCGTCAAGACTCCAGGATTGAGTGGCTAGATGACCGACTTCCGAGGCTCACCATGGCTCAAGACCGGGGATTATTTGAACTCGTTACCGTGGGCGCTGTGTGGCAACATCTTGAAGAAGCCGTGCAAGGACTCGCGATGACAAGCCTCAGCCAGATGATACAGACTGGCGGTCTGCTCATCATGTCTCTTCGTCACGGCCCCGGTGCAACGAACCGGCAGGTGTTCCAAACATCCGCTGAAACGGTCATCAATATCGCAAGCTCTTGCGGCTTTGATTTACTGCGAAAAGTCGAGGCAGCGTCGGTGCAATCTGACAATCGTTCAAATGGGGTTCGCTGGACTTGGCTCGCACTGAGGAAAACCCGTTAA
- a CDS encoding VOC family protein, with amino-acid sequence MQVEALNHVQLAMPPGEEAAARRFYAELLGIPEVDKPPHLAKRGGCWFERGSLKVHLGVEKDFRPARKAHPAFTVTDLAALIQRLSDAGFETVEDEPLAGYNRRYVADPFGNRIELMEPK; translated from the coding sequence GTGCAGGTTGAAGCCTTAAACCACGTGCAGCTAGCGATGCCCCCCGGAGAAGAGGCTGCCGCCCGGCGCTTCTACGCAGAACTTCTTGGGATTCCGGAGGTCGATAAACCTCCGCATCTGGCGAAAAGGGGTGGATGCTGGTTCGAACGCGGTTCGTTGAAAGTGCATCTCGGCGTTGAAAAGGATTTTCGACCCGCTCGGAAAGCCCATCCGGCGTTTACAGTCACAGATTTGGCCGCCCTTATTCAACGGTTGAGCGACGCGGGCTTTGAAACCGTCGAAGACGAACCTCTCGCTGGCTATAATCGCCGATATGTAGCCGACCCTTTCGGAAATCGCATAGAATTGATGGAGCCCAAATAG
- a CDS encoding F0F1 ATP synthase subunit B family protein produces MANFLIILSEAAGEVHAEPASFGFIDATVWVSIAMAIFIAILLWKKVPALVAGMLDNKIAEISKQLKEAEQLRLDAESLKAEYEAKLADAAKEADDMRARADAEAEALVAKAKADATALIGRRKQMAEDRIAAAEATALSEVRSAAAKAATDAAAALITEKHNAAADKTLVDQAIAGVAKV; encoded by the coding sequence ATGGCTAATTTTCTGATCATCCTGTCCGAAGCCGCGGGCGAAGTGCATGCGGAGCCGGCATCGTTCGGTTTCATCGATGCGACCGTCTGGGTTTCGATCGCAATGGCGATCTTCATCGCCATCCTGCTGTGGAAGAAGGTGCCGGCGCTGGTCGCGGGCATGCTCGACAACAAGATTGCCGAGATTTCGAAGCAGCTGAAGGAAGCCGAGCAGCTGCGGCTCGATGCCGAATCGCTGAAGGCCGAATATGAGGCGAAGCTCGCCGACGCGGCGAAGGAAGCCGACGACATGCGCGCCCGCGCCGATGCCGAGGCCGAAGCACTCGTTGCGAAGGCGAAGGCCGACGCGACCGCGCTGATCGGCCGCCGCAAGCAGATGGCCGAAGACCGCATCGCCGCGGCCGAAGCGACGGCGCTGAGCGAAGTCCGCTCGGCTGCTGCGAAGGCCGCGACCGACGCCGCTGCGGCGCTGATCACCGAGAAGCACAACGCTGCGGCCGACAAGACGCTGGTCGATCAGGCCATAGCGGGCGTCGCTAAGGTCTGA
- a CDS encoding F0F1 ATP synthase subunit B family protein, translating to MPQISQFAESWYAASQIFWVLLTFGFVFFVIGRGMLPKIEATVDARDRKVADDLAAAKAAHAAADSLEESYRQQSDASRAAAQQAVTDAKDKAAKDAEKRLAKVDAELAGKLAAAEADVKAARTSAMAEIESVAAEAASDLVAKLSGVKVAAADAKAAVKAVLHG from the coding sequence ATGCCTCAAATCAGCCAATTCGCTGAAAGCTGGTACGCCGCATCGCAGATTTTCTGGGTGCTGCTGACCTTCGGCTTCGTCTTTTTCGTCATCGGCCGCGGCATGCTGCCGAAGATCGAGGCGACGGTGGACGCACGCGACCGTAAGGTGGCGGACGATCTGGCCGCGGCCAAGGCGGCGCATGCCGCCGCCGACAGTCTCGAAGAAAGCTACCGCCAGCAGAGCGACGCAAGCCGCGCCGCTGCGCAGCAAGCGGTAACCGACGCCAAGGACAAGGCCGCGAAGGACGCGGAAAAGCGTCTGGCAAAGGTCGACGCCGAACTCGCCGGCAAGCTGGCAGCGGCGGAAGCCGACGTCAAAGCGGCGCGCACCTCGGCGATGGCCGAAATCGAATCGGTCGCGGCCGAAGCGGCGAGCGATCTCGTCGCCAAGCTGTCGGGTGTGAAAGTTGCTGCGGCGGACGCCAAGGCAGCGGTGAAGGCGGTACTCCATGGCTAA
- a CDS encoding F0F1 ATP synthase subunit C, giving the protein MDVQAASLIGAGLAAIGAGMAAIGVGNVFGSFLESALRNPAAADGQQGRLFIGFAAAELLGLLSFLIAILLYLKAA; this is encoded by the coding sequence ATGGACGTTCAAGCTGCTTCGCTCATCGGCGCCGGTCTGGCCGCTATCGGTGCCGGTATGGCCGCCATCGGTGTGGGCAACGTCTTCGGTAGCTTCCTCGAAAGCGCGCTGCGTAACCCGGCTGCAGCCGACGGCCAGCAGGGCCGCCTGTTCATCGGCTTCGCGGCTGCCGAACTTCTTGGCCTGCTGTCGTTCCTGATCGCAATCCTGCTGTACCTCAAAGCAGCCTGA
- a CDS encoding F0F1 ATP synthase subunit A, translating into MHQFEVQKMFDMFHVGNHEVAFTTSAMWMVIAGLLLWVFMIGGMKRQLVPGRWQVAVEGFTGFISSMMNANIGPEGRKYTPYVFSLFMFILMLNVIGLMPFGLFGLHPFTVTSHFAITGFLAILSFSIVLIVGFWRHGLHFFSLFVPHGTPWWLLWLIPVIELVSFLVRPFSLALRLFVAMTAGHVLMKVFASFIIDGIAAGPGIGLGVGIPSMALMVGISGLELLVAGIQAYVFALLTSLYLNDAINLH; encoded by the coding sequence ATGCACCAATTCGAGGTGCAGAAGATGTTCGACATGTTCCATGTCGGCAATCATGAGGTTGCCTTTACGACGAGCGCGATGTGGATGGTCATCGCCGGTCTGCTTCTGTGGGTCTTTATGATCGGCGGGATGAAGCGCCAGCTCGTCCCCGGTCGCTGGCAGGTCGCGGTCGAAGGCTTCACCGGCTTTATTTCGAGCATGATGAACGCGAATATCGGCCCCGAAGGCCGTAAATATACGCCCTATGTCTTCTCGCTCTTCATGTTCATCCTGATGTTGAACGTGATCGGCCTGATGCCGTTCGGCCTGTTCGGCCTGCATCCCTTTACCGTGACGAGCCACTTCGCGATCACTGGTTTCCTTGCGATCCTGAGCTTCTCGATCGTGCTGATCGTCGGGTTCTGGCGCCACGGCCTGCATTTCTTCTCGCTGTTCGTCCCGCACGGCACGCCCTGGTGGCTGCTGTGGCTGATCCCCGTGATCGAACTGGTGTCGTTCCTCGTTCGCCCGTTCAGCCTCGCTCTCCGACTGTTCGTCGCGATGACTGCGGGCCACGTGCTGATGAAGGTGTTCGCTTCGTTCATCATCGACGGGATCGCCGCCGGTCCTGGCATCGGGCTTGGCGTCGGCATTCCCAGCATGGCGCTGATGGTCGGCATCAGCGGCCTTGAGCTGCTGGTCGCGGGTATCCAGGCTTATGTGTTCGCGCTGCTCACATCGCTTTATCTGAACGACGCGATCAATCTTCACTGA
- a CDS encoding AtpZ/AtpI family protein: MTGNGSDPEAASEDSRLVSLTERLDRAEAAEAKRTAVNAGPETDANYKLGNRVLAELLGGIGGGALVGWTIDHFAGTAPWGLLVVLFLGIVVAFRSIFRMANIRPPKSD, encoded by the coding sequence ATGACGGGGAATGGCAGCGATCCGGAAGCAGCTTCGGAGGATTCGCGCCTGGTCTCGCTCACCGAGCGATTGGACCGGGCCGAAGCCGCAGAAGCGAAACGGACCGCAGTGAACGCCGGACCGGAGACCGATGCGAATTACAAGCTCGGGAACCGCGTTCTGGCCGAACTGCTGGGCGGCATCGGTGGCGGCGCCTTGGTCGGTTGGACGATCGATCATTTTGCCGGCACCGCACCTTGGGGCCTGTTGGTGGTGCTGTTCCTTGGAATAGTCGTCGCCTTCAGAAGCATATTTCGAATGGCGAATATCCGACCTCCAAAGTCGGATTAA
- a CDS encoding YdbL family protein, whose translation MVMKMWKPTGLALAAIAATAAVALAVPSAMAQRDPAYAAARAAGQIGEQPDGYLGFATTPTPAIRALVQDLNIKRKAAYTASAQSTGSTVEQFAFTSGCNLIAKTKAGEKYQTPSGAWKTRDGSPPERDARCP comes from the coding sequence ATGGTTATGAAAATGTGGAAACCGACCGGACTGGCGCTGGCTGCGATCGCGGCGACCGCCGCCGTTGCGCTCGCCGTGCCGTCGGCGATGGCGCAGCGCGATCCGGCCTATGCCGCCGCGCGCGCCGCAGGGCAGATCGGCGAGCAGCCCGATGGCTATCTGGGCTTTGCTACGACGCCGACCCCCGCGATCCGTGCGCTGGTGCAGGACCTCAATATCAAGCGCAAGGCGGCCTACACCGCGAGCGCGCAGTCGACCGGCAGCACGGTGGAACAGTTCGCTTTCACCAGCGGCTGCAACCTGATCGCGAAGACCAAGGCGGGCGAGAAATATCAGACGCCGAGCGGCGCCTGGAAAACGCGCGACGGCAGCCCGCCCGAGCGCGATGCGCGCTGCCCGTAA
- a CDS encoding YnbE family lipoprotein has product MTGVSALAGCVQIDTPDKPIEINLNINIRQEVVYRLDGDAKKLIEQNSEIF; this is encoded by the coding sequence ATGACAGGCGTGTCGGCCCTTGCGGGCTGCGTGCAGATCGACACGCCCGACAAGCCGATCGAGATCAACCTGAACATCAACATCCGTCAGGAAGTGGTGTATAGGCTGGATGGCGATGCCAAGAAGCTCATCGAGCAGAATAGCGAGATATTCTGA
- a CDS encoding intermembrane phospholipid transport protein YdbH family protein: MNEARDDAKSRFKYRTLLFKKRWLTAGAVIILVAGVWIAREPIADEFIRDQLESRDVPARYTIDRIGFRSEQLSDIVIGDPKRPDLTAKRVEVLLGYGWRGPYVSGINAEGVRLYGRFVDGRLSFGSLDKFRDPESKDPFALPDLSVALRDARARVETPWGNIGAALNGGGNLRRDFSGKLALVAPRIAAGGCSGHDISFYGNVLVRDVRPQLVGPLRGGSLRCADGSVSAAAPEVALDLSLSEDLQSWKGKADASIARLVAGPVEADRMGLRARFDGTSVLTRLDMDADMARLRGVGFAAETVNLEAKGNVGSAAPKFDGQISFARASGSADLRRSLAESAGGMAGTPVGPLAAKAVGALSRVLADASGSAGFAMAGEGATARVDLIAPELTSASGARFIGSAESRIGYLYGADEPAVIATGRWSIAGGDLPSGTLSLDRNADGRVTGLASLDPYNAGGARLALTPVRFSGGAGGLMRFATAATLSGPLAGGRIERLAAPLNGYLAPTGALALDGGCSRVAADRIEVGGFRLGRSAVDLCSRPGAPLLSAGPQGVRGFVGIPGIALRGMSGSSPFSLKSGPANIDLAAMRWSLALADIRLGEGESVTHFSAQSLSGQATPQGMVGDISGASGKIGAVPLNMNEIAGQWRFAGGALTLDGGLLLTDAAPDPRFFPLVSRDATLRFANGIIEAKAGFNEQKTGTKILDTVIRHRIADSSGSADLTVNELRFNDAFQPDQLTSLALGVVANVHGSVVGDGRIDWTADGVTSRGTFATADTSLAAAFGPVTGLTTTISFDDLIGLRTAPGQIAKVKDINPGIPVLDGEIEYRLLGDNRVRVEGGSWPFGGGKLLLHPTTLDFSAENARRLSFDIVGVDAAVFLQSFGFDNINATGVFDGTLPVEFDGMGGRIVDGRIDSRGGGGTLAYVGELSNRNLGVIANFAFGALRSLKYDDLTIILNGDLDGEMVTDIRFGGVGQGEGASRNFLTNQVAKLPLVFNVKITAPFRQLLTSAKGFYDPSLLIEQNLPALMRAQEEAEKAKITPVQPPESEPMR; the protein is encoded by the coding sequence ATGAATGAGGCGAGGGACGATGCGAAGTCGCGATTCAAATATCGCACTTTGTTGTTCAAGAAGCGCTGGCTGACCGCTGGCGCGGTGATCATCCTTGTCGCCGGTGTATGGATCGCGCGCGAGCCGATTGCCGACGAGTTCATCCGCGACCAGTTGGAGAGCCGCGATGTTCCGGCGCGCTATACGATCGACCGGATCGGCTTTCGCAGCGAGCAATTGTCCGACATCGTCATCGGCGATCCGAAGCGTCCGGACCTCACTGCAAAGCGCGTCGAGGTGCTGCTCGGCTATGGCTGGCGCGGCCCTTATGTTTCGGGGATCAATGCCGAGGGCGTTCGCCTCTATGGGCGCTTTGTCGACGGCCGCCTGTCGTTCGGTTCGCTCGACAAGTTCCGCGATCCGGAAAGCAAGGATCCGTTTGCTTTGCCCGATCTGTCGGTCGCCTTGCGCGATGCGCGGGCCCGCGTTGAAACACCCTGGGGTAATATTGGCGCGGCGCTGAATGGCGGGGGCAATCTGCGTCGCGATTTCAGCGGAAAGCTGGCGCTGGTCGCGCCGCGCATTGCCGCGGGCGGGTGCAGCGGCCACGATATCAGTTTCTACGGCAATGTGCTGGTTCGCGATGTCCGGCCGCAACTTGTCGGCCCTTTGCGCGGCGGGTCGCTGCGCTGCGCCGACGGCAGCGTCAGCGCGGCTGCGCCGGAAGTCGCGCTCGACCTTTCGCTGTCCGAGGATTTGCAGAGCTGGAAGGGTAAAGCCGACGCGAGCATCGCGCGGCTGGTCGCAGGGCCGGTCGAGGCCGATCGCATGGGCCTGCGCGCACGCTTCGATGGAACATCGGTCCTGACCAGGCTCGACATGGACGCCGACATGGCGCGGCTGCGCGGCGTGGGTTTCGCGGCCGAGACCGTGAACCTCGAAGCCAAGGGCAACGTCGGCAGCGCCGCTCCGAAATTTGACGGGCAGATTAGTTTTGCCCGCGCGAGCGGTAGTGCCGATTTGCGCCGCTCGCTGGCCGAAAGCGCGGGCGGGATGGCGGGAACGCCGGTCGGCCCGCTGGCGGCGAAAGCCGTCGGTGCACTGAGCCGGGTGCTCGCCGACGCGAGTGGGAGCGCGGGCTTTGCGATGGCGGGTGAGGGGGCGACGGCGCGCGTAGACCTGATCGCCCCCGAATTGACGAGCGCGAGCGGGGCGCGCTTCATCGGCAGCGCCGAAAGCCGCATCGGCTATCTCTATGGCGCCGACGAGCCGGCGGTGATCGCAACAGGGCGCTGGAGCATCGCGGGCGGCGACCTGCCCTCGGGAACGCTGAGCCTCGATCGCAACGCGGATGGCAGGGTGACGGGGCTTGCGAGCCTCGATCCTTATAACGCCGGCGGTGCACGGCTCGCGCTGACACCGGTGCGCTTTTCGGGCGGCGCGGGCGGGTTGATGCGATTCGCCACGGCGGCGACGCTGTCGGGGCCGCTCGCGGGCGGGCGCATCGAACGATTGGCGGCGCCGCTAAACGGCTATCTGGCCCCGACGGGCGCGCTCGCGCTCGACGGCGGGTGCAGCCGCGTCGCGGCGGACCGCATCGAGGTTGGCGGCTTCCGGCTCGGACGAAGTGCGGTCGATCTGTGCAGCCGTCCCGGCGCGCCGCTGCTGAGCGCGGGGCCGCAAGGCGTGCGCGGTTTTGTCGGTATTCCGGGCATCGCGCTGCGCGGGATGAGCGGCAGCTCGCCGTTCAGCCTGAAAAGCGGGCCGGCGAACATTGACCTGGCCGCGATGCGCTGGTCGCTTGCGCTCGCCGATATCCGGCTGGGCGAAGGCGAAAGCGTGACGCACTTTAGCGCGCAAAGCCTGAGCGGACAGGCAACGCCGCAGGGTATGGTGGGCGACATCAGCGGCGCGAGCGGCAAGATCGGCGCCGTGCCGCTCAATATGAACGAGATTGCGGGGCAATGGCGCTTCGCGGGTGGCGCGCTGACGCTTGACGGCGGGCTGCTGCTCACCGACGCCGCGCCCGATCCGCGTTTCTTCCCGCTGGTCAGTCGCGACGCGACTCTGCGCTTTGCGAACGGGATCATCGAGGCGAAAGCGGGGTTCAACGAGCAGAAGACGGGGACGAAAATCCTCGACACGGTGATCCGCCATCGGATCGCCGATAGCAGTGGTTCGGCAGACCTGACCGTCAATGAGCTGCGCTTCAACGACGCATTCCAGCCCGATCAACTCACCAGCCTCGCGCTTGGCGTCGTGGCCAATGTTCACGGATCGGTGGTCGGCGATGGACGGATCGACTGGACCGCCGATGGCGTCACCAGCCGCGGTACTTTCGCGACCGCCGATACCAGCCTCGCGGCGGCGTTTGGCCCGGTGACGGGGCTGACGACGACGATCAGCTTCGACGATTTGATCGGCCTTCGGACGGCGCCCGGACAAATTGCCAAGGTCAAGGACATCAACCCCGGCATCCCGGTGCTCGACGGCGAGATCGAATATCGGCTGCTCGGCGACAATCGGGTGCGGGTCGAGGGCGGGAGCTGGCCTTTTGGCGGTGGCAAGCTGCTGCTGCATCCGACGACGCTCGATTTCAGCGCGGAAAACGCGCGGCGACTGTCGTTCGATATCGTCGGGGTCGACGCCGCCGTATTCCTGCAAAGCTTTGGTTTCGACAATATCAATGCGACGGGGGTGTTCGATGGGACGTTGCCGGTCGAGTTCGACGGCATGGGCGGGCGCATCGTCGACGGCCGCATCGATTCGCGCGGCGGCGGCGGCACGCTCGCCTATGTCGGCGAATTGTCGAACCGCAATCTGGGCGTGATCGCCAATTTTGCCTTTGGCGCGCTGCGCAGCCTCAAATATGACGACCTGACAATCATCCTAAACGGGGACCTCGACGGCGAGATGGTGACCGATATCCGCTTTGGCGGCGTGGGGCAGGGCGAGGGCGCGAGCCGCAATTTCCTGACGAACCAGGTCGCGAAACTGCCTTTGGTCTTCAATGTGAAGATAACGGCGCCGTTCCGCCAGTTGCTCACCTCGGCGAAGGGGTTTTACGACCCCTCGCTGCTCATCGAACAGAATCTGCCCGCGTTGATGCGCGCGCAGGAAGAAGCCGAAAAAGCCAAGATCACTCCCGTTCAGCCTCCAGAAAGCGAGCCCATGCGATGA